The stretch of DNA GTGAGATCGCGCGGCGCAGCAGCGTCGTTATCGTCGGCACCGGATACGGCCTTGCCGTCGCCCATGAGTTCGCCCTCAAGATGAAAGAGGCGAGCTACATTCACGCTGAGGGATTTTCGGCGGGCGAGTTCCGTCACGGCAGCGCCGCAATTCTCGACGGCTCGCGCGCCGTGGTCGGTGTCGTCGACGATGCGTCGCGCGACGTCGTGCGAAAGCCGCTGCTCGCGGCGGCGCAGACGCAGAGCCTGCGGTACGTCGTCGGCGGAGCGCTCGACGACATTCCCCTCGTCGGACCGGTTGCGCGAGGGCCGTTCGCCGTTCTTGCCTGGCTCGTCGCGGGCCAGATGATTGCGCTGGAGGCCGGGCGCGCCCGCAACGTGGAAAGCGACGCACCGCGCGGCCAAGCAAAGGTATTGGATTCGTAGGGAGAGGAACGACAGCGTCCATGCGCTATGCTGCGCTCGCGATCTGCTGCCTCGTCCTCCTCTCGGCGTGCACGAGGGCGACGCCGTCCGGCTCCGGCGGCCGCAATCCGTGGACCGTTCCCGGCGTGCTGCGCATCGGCGCGAAAGAGGAGCCGGACAGCCTCAACTTGATGTTCGGACACACGCTTGCGACCGATCAGATCGATTGCCTCCTCTTCTCTTTCATCTTGCGAACCGACGACAACGGAAACCTGATTCCCGATCTCGCGACCGTCGTCCCGACGCTGAGTAACGGCGGAATCAGCCGCGACGGCAAGACGATCACGATACATTTGCGCCACGGCGTAAAGTGGTCCGACGGCGTCCCATTGACCGCCGCCGATTGGCTCTTCACATACCACGCGGTACTCAACCGCGCGAACGACACGAAGACGGATTACGGCTGGGACACGATCGCCTCGGCGAGCGCTCCCAACCCGTACACGATTGTCATTCATCTCAAGCGCGCGACCGTCGAGGGCCTCGAGATCCTCACCATGGGCGGCGCTGCCTATCCCCCGTTGCCGGCGCACCTCTTGGCGAAGTTGCCGAACATCAATCACGCGGCTTTCAACAACGCGCCGATCTCCAGCGGCCCGTTCCTCCTCAAGGAATGGAACCACGGGCAGTCGCTGATCTTCACGGCGAATCCGCTCTACTTTCGCGGGCCGCCGCATCTCAAAGAGATCGTCTGGAAAGTGATTCCCGACCCCAATACGCTGCTGAGCCAACTGCGCACGCACGAGATCGACGTCTACCCGAGCGTCGACAGCGACGAGGTACAATATCTGCGGCAGATTCCTGGCGTTCGCGTCGTCAAACGTCTCGTCGCCAACTGGCGACATCTCGCGATGAACATGCGCAAGCCGCAACTGGCCGACGTTCGCGTGCGCACCGCGATCGCGCAAGGCATCGACTGGAAGCGCATCACCGACACGGTCTATCGCGGCTACGGCCTGCCGGCCGTCTCGGATATCTTTCCGCAGTCGTGGGCTGCGCCGGCCCTGCCACCGTATCGGTACGATCCGTCCGGTGCGCGGCGCCTGCTCGCCGCCGCCGGCTGGCGCCTGGGAAGCGACGGCGTTCTGCACAAGGGAACGCTCGCGATGCGTCTTTCGATCTCCACGACGACCAACAACGCGGAGAACGAGCGAGCGGAGTTGCTCATCCAATCGATGCTCGAACCGCTTGGTTTCAACGTGATCATCCGCAACTATCCGGCAAACGTGCTCTTCGCGCAGAACGGTCCGATCTACGGCGGCCACTACGACATGGAATGGTCCGTGGAGACGAACGGCGCCGATCCCGACAACTCGGGCTCTTGGAACTCGCAGTTCATCCCGCCCAACGGTGCGGACACGTCTTGGCTGCGCGACCCCATTGTCGATGCGACGAGTCAAGCGGCGGCAAGCACGTTCGACGAACGCACGCGCAAGGCGCTCTATCAACGCGAAGAAGAGCGGCTGCGCGCGCTCAACCCGGCGATCTTCGTCTATTGGGAGACGGCGTACGTCGCGATGAACACCGACCTGCGCAACTACAAACCGGCAGCGTTCATCGCCGATGAGTGGAACGCATGGCAGTGGGAGATATAGCCAGCCTCGCTGCCATCCGTCGCCGCGTCGTGGCGTGCCGGCGCTGTCCGGAGCTACGCGCCTACTGTTCCGGGATCGCCCGCAAAAAGCGGCGCGCATTCGCCGATCAGACGTATTGGGGCAAACCCGTTCCCGCCTTCGGCGACGAGCGTGCTCGGGTGATGCTCGTCGGACTCGCGCCGGGCGCGCACGGCAGCAACCGTACCGGCCGGCCCTTCACGGGCGATGCGTCCGGTGACTTTCTCTACCCGGCGCTCCATCGAGCGGGTTTCGCCTCGCTCCCCACGGCGACGCATCGCGACGACGGCGTCGAGCTGAGCGACGCCCTCATCACGGCGGCGATGCGCTGCGCGCCGCCGCGCAACACACCGACGCCGCAGCAGTTGCGAAACTGCTTCCCGCACCTGCTTGCCGAGTTCGATGCGCTTCCCCGGCTGCGCGTGGTCGTCGCTCTCGGCGCGATCGGCTTCGATGCGACGCTGCGCATGCTGCGCGAACGCGGGTTCTCGCTCGATCCGCAGCGCCCGCGATTCGGACACGGGACGGAGGCCGTCGCCCGTCGTGGAACGCGTGCCATTCTGCTTCTCGCGTCGTATCACCCGAGCCGCCAGAACACGAACACCGGCAAGCTCACGCAGCCGATGTTCGACGCGATCTTCAGACGCGCGGCTGCGGTCGTAGATGCAGCTCGCGGAGCTGCTTCTCGGAGGCGGGCGACGGTGCGTCCATCATGAGATCGCGCCCGGTCTGCGTCTTCGGAAATGCGATCACTTCGCGAAGATTGTCCTCGCCGCACGCGAGCATGGCGATCCGATCGATGCCGAGTGCCATTCCGCCGTGCGGCGGCGCGCCGTAGTCGAGCGCGCGCACGAAGAATCCGAACTGCTCGTCGATCTGCTGCGCCGTCATGCCGAGCATCTCGAAAATTCGTCGCTGTTGTTCGGGCTTGTGAATCCGAATCGATCCCGATCCGAGCTCGTATCCGTTGAGCACCATGTCGTAGTGCTGCGCGCGCATGCGTAGTGGATCGCGCTCGATTAGCTCCCACTCGCCCTCCGCGGGCTCGGTGAACGGATGGTGCGCGGGGACGGGCTTCCCCGTTTCGGCATCGATCTCCAGATACGGAAAGTCGGTAATCCAGCAGAACGCGAACGCATCCTCGCGCCGTAGGCCGCAGCGCCTACCGATCTCGCTGCGCATCTTTCCCGCTACGGCGAGCGCGGCCTCGCGCGCGTCGGCAAAGAGCAGGATCGCGTCGCCCCGTTCGGCTCTCAGCCGCTGTGCGAGCGCCTGGGCGTGGCGTTCTTCGATGAAGCGCTGGGCAGACGACTTCACGCCCTCCGCGCCCAGCGCGACCCACACCATTCCCTTGGCGCCGAGAAGCTTCGCTTCTTCGACGAGCGCGTCGAACTCCCGGCGCGAGAGCGCCCCACCCCCCGGGTAGCGCAGTGCGACGATCGCGCCGCCGGCAGCGATCGCGGACGCGAACACGACGAACTCGGTCTGGGCGAAGATATCGTCGACGATCGAAAGCTCGAGCTCGAAGCGGAGATCCGGCTTGTCGGTGCCGTAGCGCTCGACGACGTCGGAGAATCGCATGCGTGGGAACGCAGGCAGTTCGACGTCCAAGACCCGCTTCCAGACGTTGCGCATGCAGGACTCCATGGTCTCCAGCACCTCGTCTTGCGTGCAGAAGCTCATCTCGACGTCGAGCTGCGTGAACTCCGGCTGGCGATCGGCGCGCAGATCTTCGTCGCGCAGACAGCGCGCGATTTGCATGTAGCGGCCGAATCCGGCGATCATGCAGATCTGCTTGAGAAGCTGCGGCGACTGCGGCAACGCATAGAAGCTTCCCGGATAGAGCCGGCTCGGCACGAGGTAATCGCGCGCACCCTCCGGCGTGCCCTTGATGAGCAGCGGCGTCTCGATCTCGATGAAGTCGCGCTCGTCGAAAAAGTCTCGCATTGCCTTGATGATGCGATGACGTACCGTGAGATTGCGCTGCATCCGCTGACGACGCAGATCGAGATAGCGGTACTCGAGCCGCAAGTTCTCGTCGGGGTTCTCGTCGACGTTCACTTGGAAGGGCGGCACGAGCGACCGATTGAGAATCTCGAGCTGCTCGACGGCGACCTCCACCTCGCCGGTGGCGAGCTTGGCGTTCTCGGTGCCCTGCGGCCGCTCGCGGACGAGACCGCAGACGCGCAGCACGTCTTCGCTGCGCA from Candidatus Dormiibacterota bacterium encodes:
- a CDS encoding peptide ABC transporter substrate-binding protein; protein product: MRYAALAICCLVLLSACTRATPSGSGGRNPWTVPGVLRIGAKEEPDSLNLMFGHTLATDQIDCLLFSFILRTDDNGNLIPDLATVVPTLSNGGISRDGKTITIHLRHGVKWSDGVPLTAADWLFTYHAVLNRANDTKTDYGWDTIASASAPNPYTIVIHLKRATVEGLEILTMGGAAYPPLPAHLLAKLPNINHAAFNNAPISSGPFLLKEWNHGQSLIFTANPLYFRGPPHLKEIVWKVIPDPNTLLSQLRTHEIDVYPSVDSDEVQYLRQIPGVRVVKRLVANWRHLAMNMRKPQLADVRVRTAIAQGIDWKRITDTVYRGYGLPAVSDIFPQSWAAPALPPYRYDPSGARRLLAAAGWRLGSDGVLHKGTLAMRLSISTTTNNAENERAELLIQSMLEPLGFNVIIRNYPANVLFAQNGPIYGGHYDMEWSVETNGADPDNSGSWNSQFIPPNGADTSWLRDPIVDATSQAAASTFDERTRKALYQREEERLRALNPAIFVYWETAYVAMNTDLRNYKPAAFIADEWNAWQWEI
- a CDS encoding uracil-DNA glycosylase; the encoded protein is MAVGDIASLAAIRRRVVACRRCPELRAYCSGIARKKRRAFADQTYWGKPVPAFGDERARVMLVGLAPGAHGSNRTGRPFTGDASGDFLYPALHRAGFASLPTATHRDDGVELSDALITAAMRCAPPRNTPTPQQLRNCFPHLLAEFDALPRLRVVVALGAIGFDATLRMLRERGFSLDPQRPRFGHGTEAVARRGTRAILLLASYHPSRQNTNTGKLTQPMFDAIFRRAAAVVDAARGAASRRRATVRPS
- the aspS gene encoding aspartate--tRNA ligase, giving the protein MTRRSCGALRASDAGAAVELCGWVHRRRDHGGLIFVDLRDRDGLTQVVFDPQHAAFRDAEHLRSEDVLRVCGLVRERPQGTENAKLATGEVEVAVEQLEILNRSLVPPFQVNVDENPDENLRLEYRYLDLRRQRMQRNLTVRHRIIKAMRDFFDERDFIEIETPLLIKGTPEGARDYLVPSRLYPGSFYALPQSPQLLKQICMIAGFGRYMQIARCLRDEDLRADRQPEFTQLDVEMSFCTQDEVLETMESCMRNVWKRVLDVELPAFPRMRFSDVVERYGTDKPDLRFELELSIVDDIFAQTEFVVFASAIAAGGAIVALRYPGGGALSRREFDALVEEAKLLGAKGMVWVALGAEGVKSSAQRFIEERHAQALAQRLRAERGDAILLFADAREAALAVAGKMRSEIGRRCGLRREDAFAFCWITDFPYLEIDAETGKPVPAHHPFTEPAEGEWELIERDPLRMRAQHYDMVLNGYELGSGSIRIHKPEQQRRIFEMLGMTAQQIDEQFGFFVRALDYGAPPHGGMALGIDRIAMLACGEDNLREVIAFPKTQTGRDLMMDAPSPASEKQLRELHLRPQPRV